From one Dermacentor silvarum isolate Dsil-2018 chromosome 3, BIME_Dsil_1.4, whole genome shotgun sequence genomic stretch:
- the LOC119446460 gene encoding NECAP-like protein CG9132 isoform X2, with amino-acid sequence MPLFSFHIVHLSRRQEPLPSPNSMEDYESVLLVKNEVFVYKIPPRTTNRGYRAADWKLDAPEWKGRMRLVTKGKECFLKLEDKISGELFAKCPIDKYPGIAVEAVMDSSRYFVIRLQDDNGRAAFIGIGFADRGDSFDLNVALQDHFKWLEKSEELEKGGTDPSHPHLDLSFKEGQTIKINMNIGKSGSGKSRPRAATSGTGLLPPPPGGVKLPPPASQLSSGLRPPPSSPATAQTPEGNGNSSSSSPSSLPTAVGVGAVGNLLDLSPPKEAAPSLRSGDGPAGSTTSVAPAAATSVDPWGDFASAPVAPSASSSAPSQQSSNQEAWIQF; translated from the exons ATGCCACTTTTCTCGTTTCACATAGTACACCTGTCGCGCCGCCAGGAGCCACTACCGTCGCCCAACAGTATGGAAGACTACGAGAGTGTTTTGCTCGTTAAAAACGAAGTTTTCGTCTACAAAATACCACCCCGGACGACAAACAGAGGTTACAG GGCTGCTGACTGGAAGCTCGACGCTCCAGAATGGAAAGGGCGTATGAGGCTGGTCACAAAGGGCAAAGAGTGCTTTCTGAAACTCGAAGACAAGATTTCGG GTGAACTGTTTGCCAAATGCCCAATCGACAAGTACCCAGGTATTGCAGTTGAGGCTGTGATGGATTCAAGCCGCTACTTTGTCATTAGACTGCAAGATGACAATG GCCGTGCAGCATTCATTGGAATTGGTTTCGCAGACCGGGGTGATTCGTTCGACCTGAATGTTGCTCTTCAAGACCATTTCAA GTGGCTTGAGAAGAGTGAGGAGTTGGAAAAAGGTGGTACTGATCCCAGTCACCCACATTTGGACCTCAGTTTCAAGGAAGGCCAAACAATCAAGATCAACATGAACATTGGT AAGTCTGGCTCGGGCAAGAGCAGACCCAGGGCTGCCACGTCCGGTACTGGCTTGCTGCCGCCGCCACCAGGAGGCGTCAAGCTGCCTCCGCCGGCCTCGCAGCTCAGCAGTGGCCTCCGACCACCTCCGTCGAGCCCGGCCACAGCTCAGACGCCCGAGGGAAACGGCAACTCCTCCTCGTCCTCACCCTCCTCCCTGCCTACAGCGGTCGGAGTTGGAGCAGTGGGGAACCTGTTGGACCTGAGCCCGCCAAAGGAAGCTGCCCCTTCGCTTCGGTCTGGTGATGGTCCTGCTGGCAGCACGACATCGGTAGCACCGGCAGCAGCCACCTCCGTTGACCCCTGGGGTGACTTTGCCAGTGCTCCCGTTGC ACCGTCGGCCAGCAGCAGTGCACCATCACAGCAGTCTTCGAATCAAGAGGCCTGGATTCAATTCTGA
- the LOC119446460 gene encoding NECAP-like protein CG9132 isoform X1 translates to MPLFSFHIVHLSRRQEPLPSPNSMEDYESVLLVKNEVFVYKIPPRTTNRGYRAADWKLDAPEWKGRMRLVTKGKECFLKLEDKISGELFAKCPIDKYPGIAVEAVMDSSRYFVIRLQDDNGRAAFIGIGFADRGDSFDLNVALQDHFKWLEKSEELEKGGTDPSHPHLDLSFKEGQTIKINMNIGQKSGSGKSRPRAATSGTGLLPPPPGGVKLPPPASQLSSGLRPPPSSPATAQTPEGNGNSSSSSPSSLPTAVGVGAVGNLLDLSPPKEAAPSLRSGDGPAGSTTSVAPAAATSVDPWGDFASAPVAPSASSSAPSQQSSNQEAWIQF, encoded by the exons ATGCCACTTTTCTCGTTTCACATAGTACACCTGTCGCGCCGCCAGGAGCCACTACCGTCGCCCAACAGTATGGAAGACTACGAGAGTGTTTTGCTCGTTAAAAACGAAGTTTTCGTCTACAAAATACCACCCCGGACGACAAACAGAGGTTACAG GGCTGCTGACTGGAAGCTCGACGCTCCAGAATGGAAAGGGCGTATGAGGCTGGTCACAAAGGGCAAAGAGTGCTTTCTGAAACTCGAAGACAAGATTTCGG GTGAACTGTTTGCCAAATGCCCAATCGACAAGTACCCAGGTATTGCAGTTGAGGCTGTGATGGATTCAAGCCGCTACTTTGTCATTAGACTGCAAGATGACAATG GCCGTGCAGCATTCATTGGAATTGGTTTCGCAGACCGGGGTGATTCGTTCGACCTGAATGTTGCTCTTCAAGACCATTTCAA GTGGCTTGAGAAGAGTGAGGAGTTGGAAAAAGGTGGTACTGATCCCAGTCACCCACATTTGGACCTCAGTTTCAAGGAAGGCCAAACAATCAAGATCAACATGAACATTGGT CAGAAGTCTGGCTCGGGCAAGAGCAGACCCAGGGCTGCCACGTCCGGTACTGGCTTGCTGCCGCCGCCACCAGGAGGCGTCAAGCTGCCTCCGCCGGCCTCGCAGCTCAGCAGTGGCCTCCGACCACCTCCGTCGAGCCCGGCCACAGCTCAGACGCCCGAGGGAAACGGCAACTCCTCCTCGTCCTCACCCTCCTCCCTGCCTACAGCGGTCGGAGTTGGAGCAGTGGGGAACCTGTTGGACCTGAGCCCGCCAAAGGAAGCTGCCCCTTCGCTTCGGTCTGGTGATGGTCCTGCTGGCAGCACGACATCGGTAGCACCGGCAGCAGCCACCTCCGTTGACCCCTGGGGTGACTTTGCCAGTGCTCCCGTTGC ACCGTCGGCCAGCAGCAGTGCACCATCACAGCAGTCTTCGAATCAAGAGGCCTGGATTCAATTCTGA
- the LOC119446466 gene encoding innexin shaking-B, translated as MLHFLGNLRKLFKARKANTDGNVFRLHTVVTVAILMAFGTILTTREYVGTPIDCHCPTVPKSVVDSFCWVESTFSVRPLFNASYNGSVVYPGAGHKPPGSGLGDRKYHTYYQWVCFLMFAQALCFYTPRWFWKAWEGGKVPAIVAALDIRSAMTQDSAELRSQMVDFLVLNMNRNRCYLVKYLLCELLSVVNVVAQVAFTDYVLGGGFLTYGWDLVRWHRGEGRELVSPAVMAFPRIAMCTFLKYGQSGTIENREAICVLPLNIINEKVFAFLWFWYASLLFAGVLAVCYRVLLLVNAPLRRRLLSWRYPDSQRISTVVSAISAGDVFLLSLVGQNVDSLVFSQLVAELSRRLVKVPQVMLPSAPLPH; from the coding sequence ATGCTTCACTTCCTCGGAAACTTGCGGAAGCTCTTCAAGGCGCGCAAGGCAAACACCGACGGCAATGTCTTCCGCCTCCACACCGTAGTCACGGTCGCCATTCTGATGGCCTTCGGCACGATCCTCACCACCAGGGAGTACGTGGGGACGCCCATAGACTGCCACTGCCCGACGGTTCCCAAGAGCGTGGTCGACTCCTTTTGCTGGGTCGAGTCCACGTTCAGCGTTCGCCCCCTTTTCAATGCGTCGTACAACGGAAGCGTCGTCTATCCAGGCGCCGGCCACAAGCCTCCGGGAAGCGGACTCGGAGACCGCAAGTACCACACGTACTACCAGTGGGTCTGCTTCCTCATGTTCGCGCAGGCGCTGTGCTTCTACACGCCCCGCTGGTTCTGGAAGGCCTGGGAAGGTGGCAAGGTTCCCGCCATTGTCGCCGCGCTCGACATCCGCTCGGCCATGACGCAGGACAGCGCCGAACTTCGATCCCAGATGGTCGACTTCCTGGTGCTCAACATGAACCGCAACCGCTGCTACCTGGTCAAGTACCTGCTGTGCGAACTGCTCAGCGTCGTCAACGTCGTCGCCCAGGTGGCTTTCACCGACTACGTCCTGGGAGGAGGATTCCTGACCTACGGCTGGGACCTGGTCCGCTGGCATCGCGGCGAGGGCCGCGAGTTGGTGAGTCCAGCGGTGATGGCGTTCCCTCGGATCGCCATGTGCACCTTCCTCAAGTACGGCCAGTCGGGAACGATCGAGAACCGAGAGGCCATCTGCGTCCTCCCGCTCAACATCATCAACGAGAAGGTCTTTGCCTTCCTCTGGTTCTGGTACGCGTCCCTGCTGTTTGCTGGCGTGTTGGCCGTGTGCTATCGGGTGCTGCTCCTGGTGAACGCGCCGCTCAGGCGTCGCCTACTCAGCTGGCGCTATCCGGACAGCCAGCGCATCTCGACCGTCGTGTCGGCCATTTCGGCCGGCGACGTCTTCCTCCTCAGCCTGGTGGGGCAAAACGTGGACTCGCTCGTCTTCAGCCAACTGGTGGCTGAGCTGTCACGCCGTTTGGTCAAGGTGCCGCAAGTCATGCTGCCGTCCGCTCCGCTGCCGCATTGA